A stretch of Triticum aestivum cultivar Chinese Spring chromosome 1D, IWGSC CS RefSeq v2.1, whole genome shotgun sequence DNA encodes these proteins:
- the LOC123166389 gene encoding cytochrome P450 72A14 isoform X1 — MVLQAAATSLVASLQSPWSVLCGAAALLVIWAAALAAESYWLRPRRLGRALRAQGLGGTSYRFPAGDSAENARQSLEALSKPMPPSCHDVLPRVMPHLHNTVKEHGEVCVTWDGPDPKVVIAKPELVTEILSSNSGHFEKLRTNLGDLVCRGVGSYDGEKWARHRRILNPAFHLEKLKAMFPAFSTCCTELVDRWESKLLAAGSEGSVELDVSQEFPVLTGDVITRTSFGSSFTEGRRIFELQVDQAKRLMKLLQYLYIPGFLSFLTENNRRMWENKREIEGLVRGVVEKRERAMDKDGAIGNDMLGLMLQSNRSSNSDLRMSTQDVIQECKLFYFAGMESTQQLLTWTVVMLRMYPEWQDRAREEVLGVFGRDGKPGFDGLNRLKTASASSKVCLRLNIRLLSLPVHMMIYTKFSYIYIQMTMILYEVLRLYTPVVTMNRKISKEMQIGGVTYPAGTVLELPFLMVHHNPDVWGEDVSEFKPQRFAEGISKATKNGQVGFFPFGWGPRICIGNNFAMLEAKMAVSMILQRFEFRLSPSYAHAPCTVITLHPQHGAQIMLKSL, encoded by the exons ATGGTGCTCCAAGCAGCAGCAACATCCCTGGTGGCATCTCTGCAGTCACCATGGAGCGTGCTCTGCGGTGCCGCCGCCCTGCTCGTCATATGGGCGGCCGCCCTGGCGGCGGAGAGCTACTGGCTGAGGCCCCGGCGGCTCGGCCGGGCGCTCCGGGCGCAGGGTCTCGGCGGCACGTCGTACCGCTTCCCCGCCGGGGACTCCGCCGAGAACGCCCGGCAGAGCCTGGAGGCGCTGTCCAAGCCCATGCCACCGTCGTGCCACGACGTCCTTCCCCGCGTGATGCCGCACCTCCACAACACTGTCAAGGAACACG GTGAAGTTTGCGTCACCTGGGACGGCCCGGACCCCAAGGTTGTCATCGCAAAGCCAGAGCTGGTGACCGAGATCCTGTCCAGCAACTCTGGCCACTTCGAGAAACTCAGGACCAATCTTGGAGACCTGGTATGCCGCGGGGTCGGGTCCTACGACGGCGAGAAATGGGCGAGGCACAGGCGGATTCTCAACCCCGCTTTCCATCTCGAAAAGCTCAAG GCCATGTTCCCGGCTTTCTCCACGTGCTGCACCGAGCTGGTGGACAGATGGGAGAGTAAACTGCTAGCTGCAGGTTCTGAGGGGTCGGTCGAACTCGACGTCTCCCAGGAGTTCCCGGTCCTCACCGGAGACGTGATCACCCGAACATCGTTCGGAAGCAGCTTCACCGAAGGACGAAGGATCTTCGAGCTTCAAGTAGACCAGGCAAAGAGACTTATGAAGCTCCTCCAGTATTTGTACATCCCGGGCTTCTT GTCCTTCCTTACTGAAAACAACAGGAGGATGTGGGAGAACAAGCGGGAGATAGAGGGGCTCGTGAGAGGGGTCGTCGAgaagagggagcgtgcgatggacAAGGACGGGGCCATTGGCAACGACATGCTTGGCCTGATGCTACAGTCCAACAGGTCATCCAATTCCGACTTGCGGATGAGCACTCAGGACGTCATCCAGGAGTGCAAGCTCTTCTACTTCGCGGGAATGGAGTCCACGCAGCAGCTACTCACATGGACAGTCGTCATGCTACGCATGTACCCCGAGTGGCAAGACCGGGCGAGGGAGGAGGTTCTGGGCGTCTTCGGCAGGGACGGCAAGCCCGGCTTCGACGGCCTAAATCGACTCAAAACGGCAAGTGCATCGTCGAAAGTTTGCCTCAGACTAAACATTCGATTGCTCTCGTTGCCAGTACATATGATGATTTATACCAAATTTTCCTACATATATATCCAGATGACGATGATACTGTACGAGGTGCTCAGGCTGTACACGCCGGTGGTCACCATGAACCGGAAAATAAGCAAAGAGATGCAGATCGGGGGCGTCACCTACCCTGCCGGGACAGTCCTCGAGCTGCCCTTCCTCATGGTTCACCACAACCCGGACGTGTGGGGGGAAGACGTGTCCGAGTTCAAGCCGCAGAGGTTCGCGGAGGGGATCTCCAAGGCGACCAAGAATGGCCAGGTGGGCTTCTTCCCGTTCGGCTGGGGGCCGAGGATCTGCATAGGCAATAACTTCGCCATGCTCGAGGCCAAGATGGCGGTGAGCATGATCCTTCAGCGTTTCGAGTTCCGGCTCTCGCCTTCTTACGCCCATGCGCCCTGCACCGTGATAACGCTGCATCCTCAGCATGGCGCGCAAATTATGCTCAAGAGTCTCTGA
- the LOC123166389 gene encoding cytochrome P450 72A14 isoform X2 has translation MVLQAAATSLVASLQSPWSVLCGAAALLVIWAAALAAESYWLRPRRLGRALRAQGLGGTSYRFPAGDSAENARQSLEALSKPMPPSCHDVLPRVMPHLHNTVKEHGEVCVTWDGPDPKVVIAKPELVTEILSSNSGHFEKLRTNLGDLVCRGVGSYDGEKWARHRRILNPAFHLEKLKAMFPAFSTCCTELVDRWESKLLAAGSEGSVELDVSQEFPVLTGDVITRTSFGSSFTEGRRIFELQVDQAKRLMKLLQYLYIPGFLSFLTENNRRMWENKREIEGLVRGVVEKRERAMDKDGAIGNDMLGLMLQSNRSSNSDLRMSTQDVIQECKLFYFAGMESTQQLLTWTVVMLRMYPEWQDRAREEVLGVFGRDGKPGFDGLNRLKTMTMILYEVLRLYTPVVTMNRKISKEMQIGGVTYPAGTVLELPFLMVHHNPDVWGEDVSEFKPQRFAEGISKATKNGQVGFFPFGWGPRICIGNNFAMLEAKMAVSMILQRFEFRLSPSYAHAPCTVITLHPQHGAQIMLKSL, from the exons ATGGTGCTCCAAGCAGCAGCAACATCCCTGGTGGCATCTCTGCAGTCACCATGGAGCGTGCTCTGCGGTGCCGCCGCCCTGCTCGTCATATGGGCGGCCGCCCTGGCGGCGGAGAGCTACTGGCTGAGGCCCCGGCGGCTCGGCCGGGCGCTCCGGGCGCAGGGTCTCGGCGGCACGTCGTACCGCTTCCCCGCCGGGGACTCCGCCGAGAACGCCCGGCAGAGCCTGGAGGCGCTGTCCAAGCCCATGCCACCGTCGTGCCACGACGTCCTTCCCCGCGTGATGCCGCACCTCCACAACACTGTCAAGGAACACG GTGAAGTTTGCGTCACCTGGGACGGCCCGGACCCCAAGGTTGTCATCGCAAAGCCAGAGCTGGTGACCGAGATCCTGTCCAGCAACTCTGGCCACTTCGAGAAACTCAGGACCAATCTTGGAGACCTGGTATGCCGCGGGGTCGGGTCCTACGACGGCGAGAAATGGGCGAGGCACAGGCGGATTCTCAACCCCGCTTTCCATCTCGAAAAGCTCAAG GCCATGTTCCCGGCTTTCTCCACGTGCTGCACCGAGCTGGTGGACAGATGGGAGAGTAAACTGCTAGCTGCAGGTTCTGAGGGGTCGGTCGAACTCGACGTCTCCCAGGAGTTCCCGGTCCTCACCGGAGACGTGATCACCCGAACATCGTTCGGAAGCAGCTTCACCGAAGGACGAAGGATCTTCGAGCTTCAAGTAGACCAGGCAAAGAGACTTATGAAGCTCCTCCAGTATTTGTACATCCCGGGCTTCTT GTCCTTCCTTACTGAAAACAACAGGAGGATGTGGGAGAACAAGCGGGAGATAGAGGGGCTCGTGAGAGGGGTCGTCGAgaagagggagcgtgcgatggacAAGGACGGGGCCATTGGCAACGACATGCTTGGCCTGATGCTACAGTCCAACAGGTCATCCAATTCCGACTTGCGGATGAGCACTCAGGACGTCATCCAGGAGTGCAAGCTCTTCTACTTCGCGGGAATGGAGTCCACGCAGCAGCTACTCACATGGACAGTCGTCATGCTACGCATGTACCCCGAGTGGCAAGACCGGGCGAGGGAGGAGGTTCTGGGCGTCTTCGGCAGGGACGGCAAGCCCGGCTTCGACGGCCTAAATCGACTCAAAACG ATGACGATGATACTGTACGAGGTGCTCAGGCTGTACACGCCGGTGGTCACCATGAACCGGAAAATAAGCAAAGAGATGCAGATCGGGGGCGTCACCTACCCTGCCGGGACAGTCCTCGAGCTGCCCTTCCTCATGGTTCACCACAACCCGGACGTGTGGGGGGAAGACGTGTCCGAGTTCAAGCCGCAGAGGTTCGCGGAGGGGATCTCCAAGGCGACCAAGAATGGCCAGGTGGGCTTCTTCCCGTTCGGCTGGGGGCCGAGGATCTGCATAGGCAATAACTTCGCCATGCTCGAGGCCAAGATGGCGGTGAGCATGATCCTTCAGCGTTTCGAGTTCCGGCTCTCGCCTTCTTACGCCCATGCGCCCTGCACCGTGATAACGCTGCATCCTCAGCATGGCGCGCAAATTATGCTCAAGAGTCTCTGA